Proteins from a genomic interval of Zonotrichia leucophrys gambelii isolate GWCS_2022_RI chromosome 5, RI_Zleu_2.0, whole genome shotgun sequence:
- the SYT8 gene encoding synaptotagmin-8, protein MAVAARKGRTTASPHTSITTTAWPGSLDSWLSWIPLPKWALITMAVAGTILLLLFLICIIKCCCTKKKPKKKERIGLCTVSNPTTINLVQPEMEDLEQAVEQKRRGKLQYSLEYNFRMQELKVGVKQAVELKAMDSGGTSDPYVIVYLTSDRKKRYETKVYRKTLNPIFNESFTFQVPQAEVSESTLVMQIYDFNRFSKHDIIGEVRLPLASVDLQHVIEQWSDLAVASKVEEEHLGEICFSLRYVPSTGKLTVLILEARQLKRMDSDGLSDPFVKVHLILNRKKWKKKRTSVKKNTLSPYFNEVFVFEVPFSQIQNVDVVISVWDHDKVTKNEPIGKLLLGCRATGNQLRHWSDMLSNPRRPLAQWHILQPPEVVDKALALKSHLKLPLHSR, encoded by the exons ATGGCAGTGGCAGCCAGGAAGGGCAGGACTACAGCCTCCCCACACACCAGCATCACCACCACAGCTTGGCCAGGCTCCCTGGACAGCTGGCTTAGCTGGATTCCAT TACCCAAATGGGCTCTCATCAccatggctgtggcagggaccattctcctcctcctcttcctcatctgcATCATCAAGTGTTGCTGTACCAAGAAGAAGcccaagaagaaggagagaaTCGGCTTGTGCACCGTCAGCAACCCCACGACGATCAACCTT GTGCAGCCTGAGATGGAGGACCTGGAGCAGGCAGTAGAGCAGAAGCGACGAGGAAAGCTACAGTACTCCCTGGAGTACAACTTCCGCATGCAGGAG CTGAAGGTTGGTGTGAAGCAGGCAGTTGAGCTGAAGGCCATGGACAGCGGAGGCACATCTGACCCGTATGTGATTGTCTACCTAACGTCTGATAGGAAGAAGAGATATGAGACCAAGGTTTACCGCAAAACCCTGAACCCCATCTTCAACGAGAGCTTCACTTTCCAG GTACCCCAGGCTGAGGTGTCTGAATCCACACTGGTGATGCAGATCTATGACTTCAATCGCTTTTCCAAGCATGACATCATTGGTGAGGTCCGGCTGCCCCTGGCCAGTGTCGACCTGCAGCATGTCATCGAGCAGTGGAGTGACCTGGCAGTGGCCAGTAAAGTGGAG GAGGAGCATCTGGGTGAGATCTGCTTCTCGCTGCGCTACGTCCCCAGCACCGGCAAGCTGACCGTGCTCATCCTGGAAGCCAGGCAGCTGAAGCGGATGGACTCTGATGGACTCTCAG ATCCTTTTGTCAAGGTGCATCTCATACTGAacaggaagaaatggaaaaaaaaaaggacaagtgTGAAGAAAAACACCTTAAGCCCTTACTTCAACGAAGTGTTTGTTTTTGAGGTGCCTTTCAGTCAGATCCAG AATGTGGACGTGGTCATCTCCGTCTGGGATCATGACAAAGTGACCAAGAATGAGCCCATTGGCAAACTCCTCCTGGGCTGCCGAGCCACGGGCAACCAGCTGCGGCACTGGTCCGACATGCTGTCCAACCCCCGCCGGCCCCTGGCCCAGTGGCAcatcctgcagcccccagaggTGGTGGACAAAGCCCTGGCACTGAAGTCCCACCTCAAGCTGCCCCTGCACTCCAGATAG
- the TNNI2 gene encoding troponin I, fast skeletal muscle, producing MEPKEKQHDDFIAVMLLGKKYSLKKFGVPNGEGGFSAEPPEKPFYTSLLRQLPAARLSIPSSLHDSDFLQTWKKRRAATARRQHLKSAMLQLAVTEIEKEAAAKEVEKQNYLAEHCPPLSLPGSMQELQELCKKLHAKIESVDEERYDTEVKLQKTTKELEDLSQKLFDLRGKFKRPPLRRVRMSADAMLRALLGSKHKVCMDLRANLKQVKKEDTEKEKDLRDVGDWRKNIEEKSGMEGRKKMFEAGES from the exons ATGGAACCAAAGGAGAAGCAGCATGACGATTTCATAGCTGTCATGCTGCTGGGCAAAAAGTATTCCCTGAAGAAGTTTGGTGTTCCAAATGG AGAAGGTGGATTTTCTGCTGAGCCACCCGAGAAGCCCTTTTATACCTCCTTACTCAGGCAGCTGCCTGCGGCTCGTCTGTCCATCCCGTCCAGCCTGCACGACTCTGATTTCCTCCAGACTTGG AAAAAGAGGAGGGCAGCCACTGCCCGTCGGCAGCACCTGAAG agTGCTATGCTCCAGCTTGCTGTCActgaaatagaaaaggaagCAGCTGCTAAAGAAGTGGAGAAGCAAAACTACCTGGCAGAACATTGCCCTCCTTTGTCACTCCCAGGATCCATGCAGGAACTGCAG gagctgtgcaAAAAGCTTCATGCCAAGATAGAGTCAGTGGATGAGGAGAGGTATGACACAGAGGTGAAGCTACAGAAGACTACAAAGGAG CTGGAAGACCTGAGTCAGAAGCTCTTTGACCTGCGTGGCAAGTTCAAGCGGCCGCCGCTGCGCAGGGTGCGCATGTCGGCTGACGCCATGCTGCGCGCCCTGCTGGGCTCCAAGCACAAGGTCTGCATGGACCTCCGGGCCAACCTGAAGCAAGTGAAGAAGGAGGACACTGAGAAG GAGAAGGATCTGCGTGATGTCGGTGACTGGAGGAAGAACATTGAGGAGAAGTCTGGCATGGAGGGCAGAAAGAAGATGTTTGAGGCTGGCGAGTCCTAA